In the genome of Labeo rohita strain BAU-BD-2019 chromosome 2, IGBB_LRoh.1.0, whole genome shotgun sequence, the window tttgtaaaggttttttttttttaaacttctttGATGTTCACTGCAGTATTTTCTGTACATTCTGTACGTCACAAAGCACAAACCACAATTCAGAATATAATGTGTCAGTTTCTTTTATTAAGGAAAGATATAGAGAATAACAAATGTCAagtgtatatttctgtatttccaAGCAATAATTTTTAATAGAACTTTCAAAGagataaaataacatgaaatatgAACATTAAGGTTTTAAACTCAAAAGAGCACATTCTATAATGCCTATATTTTACTCTTAATCAGGATTTGAAAAGTCATTTAAACACCTGCAGGTGAGACTTGTTGAGAAGTACATTGAACTTCATGAATTTAACAGGGCcttcaaagagaaaaaaagtaaatggcCAGTAAATGTAGTGTGGTCATTTTCACTATCTACGACCCATGTATTTGCATACAGACGCATGTAGACTTGATCTCCTTTCTCTAGAGTCAAAGAGATTGAATTTGATGCTGTTTCATAGCGGGCACCTTGAGGATGATTGTAAACAGTTATCATCAGTTTTCCATTTTTATAGAGGCTTAGACCCATAGGTTTAGATGAATAGTTATGTCCAGAGAAAGCGAAGTAATAGACGCCATTAACAGGTGCTGTGAAGATACCTGTAACATACACAACAAATAAAGTACACATTTTAATACTGATATAATGttcattttgacaaaaatgttgtGTGATATGAAACATTAATACAGATTCCTTATAAGAACACACACCAGTAGCACTGTTGTAAGCTCTTCCTTCATTCACAAAGACTTCTTTGTAAACTAGAGTTATATCAGTGGTGAAAGGTCCGACGTTACCCCCGGGTCCAAGTGAGGCAGCAAATGCCACTTTATATTCTGTGTGAATCAGAGATCATATTTTGTTAACAATTATCATGTGCACTActgtataatattacagttaCACATGTCGTCTCACTTTATTTCATATCTTTCCATTGATTATAGAGTTTATAGAGTTTGTTTGATCTCAGCTCTACCAGCTCAGAGTGGATCCATGTGAAAATGTGCTGAAAGTCACCAGAGGCCAAAAGAGCACTGCTTTC includes:
- the LOC127181870 gene encoding adiponectin-like gives rise to the protein MSCTILFPLLLLLFTSATLSEVQQKEKEVQAKKTEHLTIEESSALLASEYKVAFAASLGPGGNVGPFTTDITLVYKEVFVNEGRAYNSATGIFTAPVNGVYYFAFSGHNYSSKPMGLSLYKNGKLMITVYNHPQGARYETASNSISLTLEKGDQVYMRLYANTWVVDSENDHTTFTGHLLFFSLKALLNS